In Manis pentadactyla isolate mManPen7 chromosome 11, mManPen7.hap1, whole genome shotgun sequence, one DNA window encodes the following:
- the TMEM30B gene encoding cell cycle control protein 50B — MTWSATVRGAHQPDNTAFTQQRLPAWQPLLSAGITLPLFFCVGLAFIGLGLGLFYSSNGIKEIEYDYTGSPGTGNCSGCAAAEEGRASPSSCSCAWYFSLPELFQGPVYLYYELTNFYQNNRRYGVSRDDAQLSGLPSALRHPANECAPYQRTAAGLPIAPCGAIANSLFNDSFSLWHQSRAGGPYIEVPLDRTGIAWWTDYHVKFRNPPPVNGSLALAFHGTAPPPNWHRPVYELSPDPNNTGFVNQDFVVWMRTAALPTFRKLYARIRHGNYSAGLPRGAYRVNITYNYPVRAFGGHKSIIFSSISWMGGKNPFLGIAYLVVGSLCILTGFVMLVVYIRYQAQNDEDEDEE; from the coding sequence ATGACCTGGAGCGCCACGGTCCGGGGCGCACACCAGCCCGACAACACCGCGTTCACGCAGCAGCGCCTCCCCGCCTGGCAGCCGCTGCTGTCAGCCGGCATCACGCTGCCGCTCTTCTTCTGCGTGGGCCTGGCCTTCATCGGCCTCGGCCTGGGCCTCTTCTACTCCTCCAACGGCATCAAGGAGATCGAGTACGACTACACCGGCAGTCCGGGCACCGGCAACTGCTCGGGGTGCGCCGCGGCCGAGGAGGGCCGCGCGTCGCCGTCCAGCTGCTCGTGCGCCTGGTACTTCTCGCTGCCCGAGCTCTTCCAGGGCCCCGTGTACCTCTACTACGAGCTGACCAACTTCTACCAGAACAACCGGCGCTACGGCGTGTCCCGCGACGACGCGCAGCTGAGCGGGCTGCCGAGCGCGCTGCGCCACCCGGCCAACGAGTGCGCCCCCTACCAGCGCACCGCGGCCGGCCTGCCCATCGCACCCTGCGGCGCCATcgccaacagcctcttcaacgacTCCTTCTCGCTATGGCACCAGAGCCGGGCTGGCGGGCCCTACATCGAGGTGCCGCTCGACCGCACCGGCATCGCCTGGTGGACCGACTACCACGTCAAGTTCCGCAACCCTCCGCCGGTGAACGGCAGCCTGGCGCTGGCCTTCCACGGCACCGCGCCCCCGCCAAACTGGCACCGGCCGGTCTACGAGCTCAGCCCAGACCCCAACAACACCGGCTTCGTCAACCAGGACTTCGTGGTGTGGATGCGCACGGCGGCGCTGCCCACCTTCCGCAAGCTGTACGCGCGCATCCGCCATGGCAACTACTCGGCCGGCCTGCCGCGGGGCGCCTACCGCGTCAACATCACCTACAACTACCCGGTGCGTGCCTTCGGCGGCCACAAAAGCATCATCTTCAGCAGCATCTCGTGGATGGGCGGCAAGAACCCCTTCCTGGGCATCGCCTACCTGGTCGTCGGCTCCCTCTGCATCCTCACGGGCTTTGTCATGTTGGTCGTCTACATTCGCTACCAGGCCCAGAACGACGAGGACGAGGACGAGGAGTGA